One window from the genome of Nicotiana sylvestris chromosome 9, ASM39365v2, whole genome shotgun sequence encodes:
- the LOC138877405 gene encoding uncharacterized protein: protein MKKKTGLWKVGKYIPTHTCEIDTFNGNHFNLDIDLISLILIPHIEATIRYKIKECITAVHQENGHTITKRKAYLRRKRAFEIVYGNWDKSFADFPRYMGALQQFEPRTVVKWKLEHIPGKPKYMFNYILWAFKPAVDGFSHCRTLISIDGTHVYGKYDIKLLIAMAVNANGQIFPLAFAICANESQEMWTLFLNHLKEHVVKQLFGICLISDRYGGILSSVENLPTWQEPYAYHHYYVRHFKANF, encoded by the coding sequence atgaagaagaagacaggtctgtggaaagtgggtaaatatattcccacccacacatgcgaaatagacacattcaacgggaatcatttcaacttggatattgattTGATTTCTCTTATTCTTATTCCACACATCGAAGCaaccataaggtataaaatcaaagagtgtattacagcagTCCACCAAGAAAATGGCCAtacaattactaaaagaaaggcatatctcaggcggaaaagagcgtttgaaatagtttatggtaactgggataagtcatttgcagattTCCCTAGGTACATGGGTGCACTGCAGCAGTTTGAACCCCGGACGGTTGTTAAATGGAAGCTTGAGCATATTCCAGGTAAACCaaaatatatgttcaattacatTTTATGGGCGTTTAAACCAGCAgttgatggtttttcgcattgtCGGACCTTAATATCTATAGACggcactcatgtctatggaaagtacgatatcaaacTGTTGATAGCCATGGCAGTaaatgctaatggacagatatttcctctagcttttgctatttgtgccaatgaaagccaagagatgtggacgctgtttttgaaccacttgaaagagcacgttgtgaAACAGCTTTTCGGTATATGTCTAATATCCGATCGATACGGTGGTAtcttaagttctgtggagaacttgcctacatggcaagaaccttatgcctaTCATCATTACTATGTTAGGCACTTTAAAGCTAATTTTTAG